One Streptomyces sp. B21-105 genomic region harbors:
- a CDS encoding MFS transporter, translating to MLAAQFMALLDVFIVNVAAPTIGSDLDASGADLQLVVAGYAITYSVLLITGARLGDRFGPGRVHLVGLALFTAASLACGLAQGSTELIVFRLVQGAGSAVMIPQVLSLIQRTFSGEARVRALGVYSAVLAVGAAAGQVVGGVLVDVDLLGAGWRPVFLVNVPVGLVLLVVGGRVLPRGGGLPGYSTADVGAVKERAEGAAARKGSRRMDWPGLVLLGAAVSLVTVPLVLGREEDWPLWSWWSLASGALVFLLFCGAETRLARRGGDPLIAPRVLRHPGMALAVLRVTAVMAVNGGFLFVLTLHVQGGLGFSALRAGLTFAPTAVVFGVVGLTWRRWPAAWQRALIPSGFALLALSVVAVGLLFRGGEDGGVWLYAAYAGVGVGLALAFSPSLTGALAAVLPEDAADAGGLLATVTQLGQLIGVAVFGTLFFNRLESLGAPEAYTSSEALLTCMYALATTAALGAVSGLVLRRR from the coding sequence GTGCTCGCAGCCCAGTTCATGGCACTGCTCGACGTCTTCATCGTGAACGTCGCGGCCCCCACGATCGGTTCCGACCTCGATGCTTCCGGCGCCGATCTCCAGCTGGTCGTCGCCGGCTACGCCATCACGTACTCCGTGCTGCTGATCACCGGTGCGCGGCTCGGCGACCGGTTCGGGCCCGGCCGGGTCCATCTCGTCGGGCTCGCCCTCTTCACGGCCGCCTCGCTGGCCTGCGGTCTGGCGCAGGGCAGTACCGAGCTGATCGTGTTCCGGCTGGTGCAGGGCGCGGGGTCGGCGGTGATGATCCCGCAGGTGCTCAGCCTCATCCAGCGCACGTTCAGCGGGGAGGCCCGGGTCCGGGCGCTCGGCGTCTACTCCGCGGTCCTCGCGGTGGGCGCGGCCGCTGGACAGGTGGTGGGCGGTGTGCTGGTGGACGTCGATCTGCTGGGCGCCGGCTGGCGTCCGGTGTTCCTCGTGAACGTGCCGGTGGGCCTGGTCCTGCTGGTCGTGGGCGGACGCGTGCTGCCGCGGGGCGGGGGGCTGCCGGGGTACTCGACGGCGGACGTGGGGGCGGTGAAGGAGCGAGCGGAGGGCGCAGCGGCGCGGAAGGGGTCGCGCAGGATGGACTGGCCCGGTCTGGTGCTTCTGGGCGCTGCCGTGTCGCTGGTCACGGTCCCGCTCGTGCTCGGGCGGGAGGAGGACTGGCCTTTGTGGTCCTGGTGGTCACTGGCCTCCGGAGCCCTCGTGTTCCTGCTGTTCTGCGGTGCCGAGACCAGGCTCGCCCGGCGTGGCGGCGACCCGCTGATCGCGCCCCGGGTACTGCGTCACCCCGGAATGGCGCTCGCCGTCCTGCGGGTGACGGCCGTCATGGCGGTCAACGGCGGCTTCCTGTTCGTGCTGACCTTGCACGTCCAGGGCGGCCTGGGTTTCAGCGCGTTGCGCGCCGGTCTCACCTTCGCGCCGACGGCGGTCGTCTTCGGCGTGGTCGGGCTGACCTGGCGCAGGTGGCCGGCCGCGTGGCAACGGGCCCTGATCCCGTCCGGGTTCGCGCTTCTCGCGCTGTCCGTGGTCGCGGTGGGGCTGCTCTTCCGGGGTGGTGAGGACGGGGGCGTGTGGCTCTACGCGGCGTACGCCGGAGTGGGCGTCGGGCTCGCGCTCGCCTTCAGCCCGTCGCTGACCGGGGCGCTGGCTGCCGTGCTGCCCGAGGACGCTGCGGACGCCGGCGGGCTGCTGGCCACGGTCACCCAGCTCGGGCAGCTGATCGGTGTGGCCGTCTTCGGCACACTGTTCTTCAACCGCCTTGAGTCACTTGGGGCCCCGGAGGCGTATACCTCCTCGGAAGCGCTTCTCACATGCATGTACGCGCTCGCTACGACAGCTGCCCTGGGTGCCGTGTCCGGACTGGTACTGAGGCGTCGCTGA
- a CDS encoding helix-turn-helix transcriptional regulator translates to MGDVTMGDVTMGTWTGMQTRAREEQRAERRRRAAAEPGQGSRPETGPGQGSGPKAGGRSGPPPAAEPGRPKAQTAARRRPELAVFLRSRRARVTPGDVGMPPGLRRRTPGLRREEVAQLSGVGVTWYTWLEQGRPINASAQVLDAVARTLRLDPPEREHLYHLADVPFTAAPEALVQSVGPEIQGIIDALAPRPAVVYNSRYDILAANPVYRDLFITPVEACAPGPDNALWRLFTVREEDCPLMFRDKELPVMVATLRAAYGLHAGEPVWEEFIRRMSEASPLFARLWETGDVAEPGRRVKVFRHAAVGELRMTSTSLTINGMPECRIVVYTPDDEETERRAALLRDGTTKNPAP, encoded by the coding sequence ATGGGGGACGTGACGATGGGGGACGTGACGATGGGGACGTGGACAGGCATGCAGACGCGCGCACGGGAAGAGCAGCGGGCGGAGCGCCGACGACGGGCCGCGGCGGAACCCGGGCAGGGAAGCCGGCCGGAGACGGGACCCGGGCAGGGAAGCGGACCGAAGGCGGGAGGACGGTCGGGTCCGCCTCCGGCGGCGGAGCCAGGGCGCCCCAAGGCGCAGACGGCAGCACGGCGTCGGCCCGAGCTGGCCGTCTTCCTGCGCAGCAGGCGCGCCCGGGTGACACCGGGCGACGTCGGAATGCCGCCCGGACTGCGGCGACGCACACCGGGCCTGCGGCGCGAGGAGGTGGCCCAGCTCTCGGGCGTCGGCGTCACCTGGTACACCTGGCTGGAGCAGGGGCGGCCGATCAACGCTTCCGCGCAGGTCCTCGACGCCGTCGCGCGCACGCTGCGGCTGGACCCGCCGGAGCGGGAGCATCTCTACCACCTGGCGGACGTACCGTTCACGGCCGCCCCGGAGGCCCTGGTGCAGAGCGTGGGCCCCGAGATCCAGGGCATCATCGACGCGCTGGCGCCACGGCCGGCCGTGGTCTACAACTCGCGCTACGACATCCTCGCCGCCAACCCCGTCTACCGTGATCTGTTCATCACCCCGGTCGAAGCCTGCGCACCGGGTCCTGACAACGCCTTGTGGCGGCTGTTCACGGTGCGGGAGGAGGACTGCCCGCTGATGTTCCGCGACAAGGAACTCCCGGTGATGGTGGCAACCCTGCGGGCGGCCTACGGACTGCATGCCGGCGAGCCCGTCTGGGAGGAGTTCATACGCAGGATGTCCGAGGCGAGTCCGTTGTTCGCGCGGTTGTGGGAGACCGGTGACGTGGCGGAGCCCGGCCGCCGTGTGAAGGTCTTCCGGCACGCGGCCGTGGGCGAGCTGCGAATGACCTCCACCTCGCTGACGATCAACGGGATGCCGGAGTGCAGGATCGTCGTCTACACACCCGACGACGAGGAGACGGAGCGGCGCGCGGCTCTGCTACGCGACGGAACGACAAAAAATCCCGCCCCCTGA
- a CDS encoding histidine phosphatase family protein — MTAPEQTATRQPRRGRRVILWRHGQTAWNVERRFQGTTDVELTETGRAQARRAARLLASLKPDALVASDLSRAADTAAELAALTGLAVTHEESLRETYAGAWQGLTHEEIIARHGAEYAAWKRGEPVRRGGGELETEVADRAAPVVVRHAEKLPEDGTLVVVSHGGTIRTTIGRLLGLEAHSWESLGGLSNCCWSVLGEGARGWRLLEHNAGTLPEPVLGDDD; from the coding sequence GTGACAGCTCCGGAGCAGACGGCGACCCGTCAGCCACGTCGGGGCCGTCGGGTCATCCTGTGGCGGCACGGCCAGACCGCGTGGAACGTCGAGCGCCGCTTCCAGGGCACGACGGACGTCGAGCTGACCGAGACCGGTAGGGCTCAGGCCCGTCGTGCCGCCCGGCTGCTCGCCTCCCTCAAGCCCGACGCCCTCGTCGCCTCGGACCTGTCGCGGGCCGCCGACACGGCCGCCGAGCTCGCCGCGCTCACCGGCCTGGCCGTCACGCACGAGGAGTCCCTGCGCGAGACGTACGCGGGCGCGTGGCAGGGGCTGACGCACGAGGAGATCATCGCCCGGCACGGTGCGGAGTACGCCGCGTGGAAGCGCGGCGAGCCGGTGCGCCGCGGCGGCGGTGAGCTGGAGACCGAGGTGGCCGATCGCGCCGCCCCCGTCGTCGTTCGGCACGCCGAGAAGCTGCCCGAGGACGGGACGCTCGTCGTCGTCAGCCACGGCGGCACCATCCGCACCACCATCGGCCGTCTCCTCGGGCTGGAGGCGCACAGCTGGGAGAGCCTCGGCGGCCTCTCCAACTGCTGCTGGTCCGTCCTCGGCGAGGGCGCCCGGGGCTGGCGTCTGCTCGAGCACAACGCCGGAACCCTGCCCGAGCCGGTGCTCGGCGACGACGACTGA
- the rsfS gene encoding ribosome silencing factor: protein MTATDRSIDLINTAAQAAADKLAHDIIAYDVSDVLSITDAFLLASAPNDRQVKSIVDEIEERLQKELGVKPVRREGDRDARWILLDYVDIVVHVQHSEERVFYALERLWKDCPELALPADALATRGKAQEHAKLQAEEDETAGFEDLR from the coding sequence GTGACCGCCACCGACCGCTCCATCGATCTCATCAACACCGCCGCCCAGGCGGCAGCCGACAAGCTCGCGCACGACATCATCGCCTACGACGTCAGCGACGTGCTGTCGATCACGGACGCCTTCCTGCTGGCCTCCGCACCCAACGACCGCCAGGTCAAGTCGATCGTCGACGAGATCGAGGAGCGCCTCCAGAAGGAGCTCGGCGTCAAGCCGGTGCGCCGTGAGGGCGACCGCGACGCCCGCTGGATCCTGCTCGACTACGTCGACATCGTCGTGCACGTCCAGCACAGCGAGGAGCGCGTCTTCTACGCCCTGGAGCGGCTGTGGAAGGACTGCCCCGAGCTGGCGCTGCCCGCAGACGCCCTCGCGACCCGGGGCAAGGCCCAGGAACACGCCAAGCTGCAGGCCGAGGAGGACGAGACCGCCGGATTCGAGGACCTGCGGTGA